One segment of Manihot esculenta cultivar AM560-2 chromosome 4, M.esculenta_v8, whole genome shotgun sequence DNA contains the following:
- the LOC110613573 gene encoding ABC transporter G family member 29, which yields MLNMDGIEKMGRASSRRASQSISRSISRSFSRSMEDVFSGRMYSRRSSFHAEEDEEALKWAAIEKLPTYDRLRTTIIKSFVENELHGAKMIHKEVDVRKLDMNDRQTFIDMLFKVAEEDNEKFLRKFRQRIDKVGIRLPTVEVRFERLSVEADCQIGSRALPTLPNVARNIAESAIGMLGIHLSKRTKLTILKDASGILKPSRMTLLLGPPSSGKTTLLLALAGKLDPSLKVSGDITYNGYKLNEFVPRKTSAYISQNDVHVGVMTVKETLDFSARCQGVGSRYDLLSELSRREKDAGILPEAEVDLFMKATAMKGAENNLFTDYTLKLLGLDICKDTIVGDEMLRGISGGQKKRVTTGEMIVGPTKTLFMDEISTGLDSSTTFQIVKCMQQIVHLTEATVLMSLLQPAPETFDLFDDVILLSEGRIVYQGPRQHILEFFERCGFRCPERKGTADFLQEVTSKKDQEQYWANKNKPYRYISVPEFAEKFKNFHVGMQLENELSVPFDKSHGHRAALAFSKYSVPKLDLLKACWDKEFLLIKRNAVVFVSKTVQIIIVAIISSTVFIKPRMHTRNEADGSIYVGALLFTMIINMFNGFAELSLMISRLPVFYKQRDLLFHPPWTFTLPTFLLALPISIIESIVWVCITYYSIGFAPEASRFFKHLLLVFLTQQMAAGLFRLIAGVCRTMIIANTGGVLILLLVFLLGGFIIPKGQIPNWWEWAYWLSPMSYGYNAFAVNELYAPRWMNKLASDNSRRLGIAVLESIDVFRDKNWYWIGAGAVLGFAVLFNILFTFSLMYLTPPGKKQATISEESAKEMEGEEDSKGQPRLRMSKSNSHSLSSADGNNTREMAMRRMSSRSNPNGLSRNADSSLEAANGVAPKRGMVLPFTPLAMSFNDVNYYVDMPAEMKQQGVPEDRLQLLREVTGAFRPGVLTALMGVSGAGKTTLMDVLAGRKTGGYIEGDIRISGFPKKQETFARVSGYCEQNDIHSPQVTVRESLIYSAFLRLPKEVSNEEKMIFVDEVMELVELDNLKDAIVGLPGVTGLSTEQRKRLTIAVELVANPSIIFMDEPTSGLDARAAAIVMRTVRNTVDTGRTVVCTIHQPSIDIFEAFDELLLMKRGGQVIYSGPLGRNSHKIIEYFEEIPGVPKIKDKYNPATWMLEVSSIAAEVRLGIDFAEHYKSSSLYQRNKALVKELSTPPAGAKDLYFASQYSHSPWGQFKSCLWKQWWTYWRSPDYNLVRYFFTLAAALMIGTIFWKVGTKKDTSTDLSMIIGAMYAAVLFIGINNCSTVQPIIVVERSVFYRERAAGMYSALPYALAQVICEIPYVLVQTTYYTVIVYAMVAFEWTAAKFFWFFFISFFSFLYFTYYGMMTVSVSPNLQVASIFAATFYALFNLFSGFFIPRPRIPKWWVWYYWICPVAWTVYGLLVSQYRDVEDPISVPGLSPNPSIKNYIQDYYGYDPDFMGPVAAVLVGFTIFFAFVYAYAIKTLNFQTR from the exons ATGCTAAACATGGATGGTATAGAGAAAATGGGAAGAGCTTCGAGTAGAAGAGCAAGCCAGAGCATAAGCAGAAGCATAAGCAGGAGCTTCAGTCGGAGCATGGAAGATGTATTTTCAGGTAGGATGTATTCTCGTAGAAGTAGCTTCCATgctgaagaagatgaagaagctCTAAAATGGGCTGCTATAGAGAAGTTACCAACATATGATAGATTGAGAACAACTATCATAAAATCTTTTGTGGAGAATGAGCTCCATGGAGCCAAGATGATTCATAAAGAAGTTGATGTCAGAAAGCTTGATATGAATGATAGGCAGACGTTCATCGATATGCTGTTTAAGGTTGCTGAGGAAGATAATGAgaaattcttgagaaaatttagACAGAGAATTGATAA GGTTGGAATCCGACTTCCAACCGTGGAAGTTAGGTTTGAGCGTTTAAGTGTTGAAGCTGATTGCCAAATTGGCAGCAGAGCTCTTCCTACACTTCCAAATGTTGCCAGAAACATTGCAGAATCAGCCATTGGCATGCTTGGGATTCATTTGTCGAAGAGAACAAAGCTCACTATTCTTAAAGATGCTTCTGGGATTCTAAAGCCATCTAG gaTGACTTTATTATTAGGTCCACCTTCCTCAGGGAAAACAACCCTTTTGTTAGCATTGGCCGGAAAGTTGGACCCAAGTCTAAAG GTTAGTGGAGATATAACGTATAATGGGTATAAGCTAAATGAATTTGTGCCTCGAAAGACATCTGCATATATTAGCCAAAATGATGTTCATGTTGGAGTAATGACAGTGAAAGAAACCCTAGATTTCTCAGCAAGGTGTCAAGGAGTTGGGAGTCgatatg ATCTGCTGAGCGAGCTTTCAAGAAGAGAAAAGGATGCAGGAATACTTCCAGAGGCAGAAGTAGATCTTTTCATGaag GCAACTGCAATGAAAGGAGCTGAAAACAACCTCTTTACCGACTACACTCTCAAA CTGCTGGGGCTTGATATCTGCAAGGACACCATTGTTGGAGATGAAATGCTTCGAGGGATATCTGGTGGACAGAAAAAAAGAGTAACGACAG GAGAGATGATTGTTGGGCCCACAAAAACATTATTCATGGACGAAATATCAACGGGTCTAGATAGCTCCACAACATTTCAGATAGTGAAATGCATGCAGCAGATTGTGCACCTTACTGAGGCCACAGTGTTGATGTCTTTACTCCAGCCTGCACCTGAGACATTTGATCTATTCGATGATGTCATCCTCTTGTCAGAAGGGCGTATCGTATACCAGGGCCCACGACAACACATTCTTGAATTCTTTGAGAGATGTGGGTTCCGCTGCCCCGAGAGAAAAGGAACTGCTGATTTCTTGCAAGAG GTTACATCAAAGAAAGACCAAGAACAATACTGGGCAAACAAAAACAAACCATACAGATACATTTCAGTCCCTGAATTTGCAGAAAAGTTCAAGAATTTCCATGTGGGCATGCAGCTAGAGAACGAGCTCTCCGTGCCATTTGACAAGTCACATGGCCACAGAGCAGCTCTAGCATTCTCAAAATATTCAGTTCCAAAACTTGACCTACTCAAGGCCTGCTGGGATAAGGAATTTTTACTGATTAAGAGAAATGCTGTGGTTTTTGTCTCTAAGACTGTCCAAATTATTATTGTTGCAATTATATCATCTACTGTGTTTATAAAGCCCAGAATGCATACAAGGAATGAAGCAGATGGATCAATCTATGTTGGAGCACTTCTGTTTACAATGATCATTAACATGTTTAATGGATTTGCTGAGCTTTCTCTGATGATCTCAAGGCTTCCAGTGTTTTACAAGCAAAGAGACCTTCTGTTTCACCCACCTTGGACTTTCACTCTCCCAACTTTCCTGCTTGCATTGCCCATATCCATAATAGAGTCCATTGTTTGGGTGTGTATTACTTATTACTCCATAGGATTTGCTCCTGAAGCCAGCAG GTTTTTTAAGCATCTGCTACTAGTATTCCTGACACAACAAATGGCTGCTGGTCTCTTTAGACTTATTGCTGGAGTTTGCAGGACTATGATTATTGCCAACACTGGTGGGGTGCTCATTCTCCTCCTTGTTTTCCTACTTGGAGGCTTCATCATACCTAAAG GTCAAATTCCAAACTGGTGGGAGTGGGCTTATTGGCTTTCACCTATGTCTTATGGTTACAATGCCTTTGCTGTGAATGAATTATATGCTCCAAGGTGGATGAACAAATTG GCTTCAGACAATAGTAGACGCCTAGGCATAGCAGTGCTCGAGAGCATAGATGTTTTTCGCGACAAGAACTGGTATTGGATTGGTGCAGGTGCTGTTCTAGGATTTGCAGTTCTTTTCAACATCCTTTTCACCTTTTCTCTAATGTACTTGACCC CTCCTGGAAAGAAACAAGCAACAATCTCTGAGGAATCAGCAAAGGAAATGGAAGGTGAGGAAGACTCAAAGGGTCAGCCAAGACTAAGAATGTCCAAGTCAAACTCTCACTCATTATCTTCTGCTGATGGAAACAATACAA GGGAAATGGCAATGCGGAGGATGAGCAGCAGATCCAATCCCAATGGATTAAGTAGAAATGCAGATTCATCTCTTGAGGCAGCTAACGGTGTTGCTCCAAAGAGAGGAATGGTTCTTCCTTTCACTCCCCTAGCCATGTCCTTTAACGACGTCAATTATTATGTAGACATGCCTGCT GAAATGAAGCAGCAAGGAGTTCCAGAGGACAGGCTTCAGCTACTTCGGGAAGTAACAGGTGCATTTAGGCCTGGAGTCCTGACAGCACTAATGGGAGTCAGTGGTGCTGGAAAGACAACATTGATGGACGTTTTGGCAGGAAGAAAAACAGGTGGATATATAGAAGGTGATATTAGAATTTCAGGATTTCCCAAGAAGCAAGAGACCTTTGCAAGAGTTTCCGGATATTGTGAACAGAATGATATCCATTCACCTCAAGTCACTGTTAGAGAATCCTTGATCTATTCAGCATTCCTCCGACTTCCCAAGGAAGTCAGCAATGAAGAAAAGATG atttttgttgatgaagtgatGGAGTTGGTAGAGCTAGACAATCTCAAGGATGCTATAGTTGGGCTTCCAGGAGTTACAGGGTTGTCAACAGAACAGAGGAAGAGGTTGACAATTGCAGTGGAGCTTGTTGCTAATCCTTCAATAATTTTCATGGACGAACCAACTTCTGGTCTAGATGCAAGAGCAGCAGCAATTGTTATGAGGACTGTGAGAAACACTGTGGATACAGGAAGAACTGTTGTCTGCACAATCCATCAGCCCAGCATCGACATCTTTGAAGCCTTTGATGAGTTGCTACTGATGAAGAGAGGAGGACAAGTGATATATTCAGGTCCATTGGGTCGAAATTCCCACAAGATCATCGAATACTTTGAG GAAATTCCTGGAGTTCCTAAAATCAAAGACAAGTACAATCCAGCAACGTGGATGCTAGAAGTGAGCTCAATAGCAGCAGAGGTCCGGCTTGGGATTGACTTTGCAGAACACTACAAATCATCGTCCTTGTATCA GAGAAACAAGGCTTTAGTGAAGGAGTTGAGCACACCACCAGCAGGAGCAAAAGACCTTTATTTCGCCTCCCAATATTCTCATTCTCCATGGGGACAGTTCAAGTCATGCCTTTGGAAGCAGTGGTGGACTTACTGGAGAAGTCCTGACTATAACCTTGTTAGATACTTCTTCACCTTGGCTGCTGCCCTTATGATTGGGACTATATTCTGGAAAGTTGGCACTAAAAA GGATACCTCAACTGACTTGAGTATGATCATTGGAGCCATGTATGCTGCAGTCTTGTTTATTGGAATCAACAACTGCTCAACAGTACAGCCAATAATAGTGGTCGAAAGAAGTGTCTTTTATCGCGAAAGAGCAGCAGGGATGTATTCTGCACTACCTTATGCCCTTGCACAG GTTATTTGTGAAATACCTTATGTGCTGGTTCAAACTACATATTATACAGTAATTGTGTATGCTATGGTAGCCTTTGAATGGACAGCAGCCAAATTTTTCTGGTTCTTTTttatctccttcttctccttcctctacTTCACATACTATGGAATGATGACCGTCTCCGTCTCGCCAAACCTCCAAGTAGCATCCATATTTGCAGCAACATTCTATGCACTCTTCAATCTCTTCTCAGGCTTCTTCATTCCTCGACCG AGAATTCCCAAGTGGTGGGTATGGTACTATTGGATTTGCCCAGTGGCATGGACAGTGTATGGACTACTTGTGTCACAGTACAGGGATGTTGAAGACCCCATTAGTGTTCCTGGGTTATCTCCTAAtccttcaattaaaaattacattCAAGATTATTATGGGTATGATCCAGACTTCATGGGGCCAGTTGCTGCAGTATTGGTTGGATTCACAATCTTCTTTGCATTTGTATATGCTTATGCTATAAAGACATTGAACTTCCAGACAAGATAG